A single window of Sphingobium sp. SCG-1 DNA harbors:
- a CDS encoding tetratricopeptide repeat protein produces MRFTPATIALAALFATVSSVGVSQRPDAQIEPLSLEWQKKGEAAQQAGDLNGATDALETALAIDPRNRGAYLSLGKVARAQGLQGKAIRYYREALLLDPTDVAALSGQGQAMAEKGALAKARENLAQVKTLCRSDCPAAVQLSAAIAKGVPPTILTAKEVTPTPTVVPTEQP; encoded by the coding sequence ATGCGTTTTACGCCCGCGACTATTGCCTTGGCTGCCCTGTTCGCCACCGTGTCCAGCGTGGGCGTGAGCCAGCGCCCCGATGCGCAGATCGAGCCGCTGTCGCTCGAATGGCAGAAGAAGGGCGAGGCAGCGCAGCAGGCAGGCGACCTGAATGGTGCGACCGATGCGCTGGAAACGGCTCTGGCCATCGATCCGCGCAATCGGGGCGCCTATCTGTCGCTTGGCAAGGTTGCCCGCGCGCAGGGCCTGCAAGGCAAAGCCATCCGCTATTACCGCGAGGCGTTGCTCCTCGATCCTACTGATGTCGCGGCCTTGTCGGGGCAGGGGCAGGCGATGGCCGAGAAGGGTGCTCTTGCCAAGGCTCGTGAAAATCTCGCGCAAGTGAAGACCCTCTGCAGGAGCGACTGCCCTGCCGCAGTGCAGCTTTCCGCCGCCATCGCCAAGGGTGTTCCGCCAACGATCCTGACTGCCAAGGAAGTCACTCCCACGCCAACCGTTGTACCGACGGAGCAGCCATAA
- a CDS encoding peptidylprolyl isomerase translates to MIGSVSAARRSRSSALRNSVLAVALLSIGASSFAQSVPDEDRAPSATLDIPKDVTIFGKSDPNVRKATAVINGAIITGTDIDQRLALIITANGGKVAEDEKERLRVQVLRNLIDETLQIQEAAANDIKIDRAEVQQSYERVAANFKRSPQEFDAYLREQGSSSNSIKRQIEGELAWNRLLRRNVQPFVNVGEDEVKSVIDRLNAAKGTDEFRIGEIYLSATPENAAQITENARNIIEQIRKGGSFAAYARQFSEASTAAVGGDLGWVRPAQLPDELATAAAEMQVGQIAGPIAVPGGMSLLYVMDKRKVLTADPRDALLSLKQLSIAFPKGITKEQASAKAAEFAQATKAVQGCGAANTVGAKLGADVVDNDNVKVRDLPPQLQEMLLGLQIGQSTPPFGSVDEGVRVLVLCGRDDAAGEGAPSYDQIMAQMEEERVNKRARIYLRDLRRDAVIDYN, encoded by the coding sequence ATGATAGGTTCTGTGTCTGCCGCTCGCCGGTCTCGCTCCTCCGCACTGCGGAATTCCGTTCTCGCCGTGGCTCTGTTGTCGATCGGAGCGTCCTCCTTTGCGCAGTCCGTACCGGACGAAGACCGCGCACCTTCCGCCACGCTCGATATTCCGAAGGACGTGACCATCTTCGGCAAGAGCGACCCCAACGTCCGCAAGGCGACGGCCGTTATCAACGGCGCGATCATCACCGGAACCGATATCGACCAGCGGCTCGCGCTCATCATCACAGCCAATGGCGGCAAGGTTGCCGAGGACGAGAAGGAACGGTTGCGCGTGCAGGTGCTGCGTAACCTGATCGACGAGACGCTGCAAATCCAGGAAGCGGCGGCCAACGACATCAAGATCGACCGTGCCGAAGTCCAGCAGAGCTATGAACGTGTCGCAGCGAACTTCAAGCGAAGCCCGCAGGAATTCGACGCCTATCTCCGGGAGCAGGGCAGCTCGTCCAACAGCATCAAGCGCCAGATCGAAGGCGAGTTGGCGTGGAACCGGCTGCTTCGTCGGAACGTCCAGCCTTTCGTCAACGTCGGCGAGGATGAAGTAAAGTCGGTCATCGACCGGTTGAATGCGGCAAAGGGCACCGATGAATTCCGCATCGGCGAAATCTACCTGTCGGCGACCCCGGAAAATGCAGCGCAGATTACCGAGAACGCCCGGAACATCATCGAGCAGATCCGCAAGGGGGGATCGTTCGCAGCCTATGCGCGCCAGTTCTCCGAAGCTTCCACGGCGGCTGTCGGCGGCGATCTTGGTTGGGTGCGCCCGGCGCAGTTGCCTGATGAATTGGCCACTGCGGCAGCAGAAATGCAGGTCGGGCAGATTGCTGGTCCGATCGCCGTCCCCGGTGGAATGTCGTTGTTGTACGTCATGGACAAGCGCAAGGTTCTGACCGCTGATCCGCGCGATGCGCTGCTCAGCCTCAAGCAATTGTCGATCGCGTTTCCGAAGGGCATTACCAAGGAGCAGGCATCTGCCAAGGCTGCTGAATTCGCACAGGCGACGAAGGCTGTGCAGGGATGCGGTGCGGCCAATACCGTGGGCGCGAAGTTGGGTGCAGATGTCGTCGACAACGACAACGTCAAGGTGCGCGACTTGCCGCCACAGTTGCAGGAGATGCTGCTGGGGCTTCAAATAGGTCAGTCGACGCCGCCATTTGGTTCGGTCGACGAGGGCGTGCGAGTACTCGTGCTGTGCGGTCGAGACGATGCTGCAGGCGAAGGCGCGCCATCCTACGACCAGATCATGGCGCAGATGGAAGAGGAACGCGTCAACAAGCGCGCGCGCATCTACCTTCGCGATCTTCGCCGCGATGCGGTGATCGATTATAACTGA
- the pdxA gene encoding 4-hydroxythreonine-4-phosphate dehydrogenase PdxA codes for MSSGQATSVSSSAPDPCFAISLGDPAGVGPEIVAKAWVMREARALPCFFAVGDPASISAVWNGPLREIGSPEEVAGVFPEALPYLRVADAGPVTPGQPSVDGARAALEALEASVGLARSGSAAGIVTAPVGKTQLYGVGFNHPGQTEFIAERCGVSHDNAVMMLAGPSLRVVPITIHLAIADVPQALTIDLIRARTIATAKGLQRNFGIAKPRLVMTGLNPHAGEQGALGREEIDVIAPAIESLRAEGIDVTGPHSADGLFHARARKTYDVCLCMYHDQALIPVKTLHFDDGVNMTLGLPIIRTSPDHGTAFGIAGTNSANPGAMIAAIRMAGEAAQHRRAADA; via the coding sequence ATGAGCAGTGGTCAGGCGACGTCGGTTTCATCGTCCGCGCCCGATCCATGCTTTGCCATATCGTTGGGTGATCCTGCTGGCGTAGGTCCGGAGATCGTCGCGAAGGCATGGGTCATGCGGGAGGCGCGTGCTCTTCCGTGCTTCTTTGCCGTGGGTGATCCCGCCTCCATCAGCGCGGTGTGGAACGGACCTTTGCGCGAGATCGGTTCGCCGGAAGAGGTCGCGGGTGTATTCCCCGAAGCCCTGCCTTATTTGCGCGTCGCTGATGCGGGGCCGGTCACACCTGGGCAGCCGAGCGTCGATGGCGCGCGGGCAGCGTTGGAGGCGCTGGAGGCATCCGTGGGGCTTGCGCGGTCGGGTTCCGCCGCCGGGATTGTCACGGCGCCGGTGGGGAAGACACAGCTTTATGGCGTCGGCTTTAATCATCCGGGGCAGACCGAATTCATAGCCGAACGCTGCGGCGTGTCCCATGACAACGCGGTGATGATGCTGGCGGGACCGTCGCTGCGCGTGGTGCCGATCACCATCCATTTGGCTATCGCGGACGTACCGCAGGCGCTGACCATCGACCTTATTCGCGCGCGAACCATTGCAACGGCCAAGGGATTGCAGCGCAACTTCGGCATTGCCAAGCCGCGCCTGGTGATGACGGGCCTTAACCCCCATGCCGGAGAGCAGGGCGCGTTGGGCCGCGAAGAGATCGACGTGATTGCGCCCGCCATCGAGTCGCTGAGAGCCGAGGGCATCGACGTGACGGGGCCGCATTCCGCCGACGGTCTGTTCCATGCGCGGGCGCGCAAGACCTATGATGTGTGCCTGTGCATGTACCACGATCAGGCGCTGATTCCGGTCAAGACGCTTCATTTCGATGATGGCGTCAACATGACGCTGGGCCTGCCGATCATCCGGACGTCCCCAGACCATGGCACGGCGTTCGGGATCGCGGGCACCAATTCGGCCAATCCGGGTGCGATGATCGCGGCGATCCGGATGGCCGGGGAAGCCGCGCAGCACCGCCGCGCCGCTGACGCCTGA
- the guaB gene encoding IMP dehydrogenase, with product MDIRLGLTFDDVLLQPGESDVMPSQTDTSTHITKSIKLNIPILSSAMDTVTEADMAIVMAQLGGIGVLHRNLTVEQQAAAVRAVKRFESGMVVNPITITPDATLADAQMLMARNRISGIPVVEASGKLVGILTHRDTRFAENPKQPVSELMTKDNLAVVPAGVTQDDARRLLHQRRIEKLLVVDEAYHCVGLITVKDMEKAVNYPQATKDGTGRLRVAAATTVGDTGYERTEALIDAECDLIVLDTAHGHSKQVSAAVERIKRLSNSVQVVAGNVATAEATRALIDAGADCVKVGIGPGSICTTRVVAGVGVPQLTAVMDAAEEAFKSGVPVIADGGVRTSGDVAKALAAGASCVMVGSLLAGTEEAPGETFLYQGRAYKSYRGMGSVGAMARGSADRYFQQDIKDQMKLVPEGIEGQVPFKGPAKDVIHQLVGGVRAAMGYTGSRTIPDLRERARFVQITNAGLSESHVHDVTITREAPNYPTR from the coding sequence ATGGATATCCGCCTCGGCCTGACATTCGATGACGTTCTCCTGCAACCGGGGGAATCGGACGTCATGCCGAGCCAGACGGACACCAGCACCCACATTACCAAGAGCATAAAGCTCAACATTCCCATCCTGTCGTCGGCCATGGACACTGTCACCGAGGCCGACATGGCGATCGTGATGGCGCAACTTGGCGGCATCGGCGTTCTGCATCGCAACCTGACCGTAGAGCAGCAAGCGGCAGCGGTGCGCGCGGTGAAACGCTTCGAAAGCGGCATGGTCGTCAACCCGATCACCATTACGCCCGACGCGACGCTGGCCGACGCGCAGATGCTGATGGCGCGCAACCGCATCTCCGGCATTCCGGTGGTCGAGGCGTCCGGCAAGCTGGTCGGCATCCTTACCCACCGCGACACTCGCTTTGCCGAGAACCCCAAGCAGCCCGTCAGCGAATTGATGACCAAGGACAACCTCGCGGTCGTCCCGGCTGGCGTGACACAGGACGATGCCCGCCGCCTGCTGCATCAGCGCCGCATCGAAAAGCTGCTGGTCGTCGATGAAGCCTATCATTGCGTCGGCCTCATCACCGTCAAGGACATGGAAAAGGCCGTCAATTATCCGCAGGCGACCAAGGACGGCACGGGCCGCCTGCGCGTCGCCGCCGCCACCACGGTCGGCGACACCGGCTATGAGCGCACGGAAGCGCTGATCGACGCCGAATGCGATCTCATCGTCCTCGACACGGCGCACGGCCACAGCAAGCAAGTGTCCGCCGCCGTCGAGCGCATCAAGCGCCTCTCCAACTCCGTGCAGGTCGTCGCGGGCAACGTCGCCACCGCCGAAGCCACACGCGCGCTGATCGACGCCGGCGCGGATTGCGTGAAGGTTGGCATCGGCCCCGGATCGATCTGCACCACGCGCGTCGTCGCGGGCGTCGGCGTGCCGCAGTTGACCGCCGTCATGGACGCAGCGGAAGAAGCCTTCAAATCCGGCGTTCCCGTCATTGCCGACGGCGGCGTCCGCACCAGCGGCGACGTGGCCAAGGCACTCGCGGCAGGCGCAAGCTGCGTCATGGTCGGATCGCTCCTCGCCGGAACCGAGGAAGCACCGGGCGAAACCTTCCTGTATCAGGGTCGCGCCTACAAAAGCTATCGCGGCATGGGCAGCGTCGGCGCGATGGCGCGCGGCAGCGCCGATCGCTATTTCCAGCAGGACATCAAGGACCAGATGAAGCTGGTGCCCGAAGGCATCGAGGGTCAAGTGCCCTTCAAAGGCCCGGCCAAGGACGTCATCCATCAACTCGTCGGCGGCGTGCGCGCCGCGATGGGCTACACCGGCAGCCGGACGATTCCGGACCTTCGCGAGCGTGCCCGCTTCGTGCAGATCACCAATGCGGGCCTCTCCGAAAGCCATGTCCACGATGTCACGATCACTCGCGAAGCCCCTAATTATCCGACCCGGTAA
- the rsmA gene encoding 16S rRNA (adenine(1518)-N(6)/adenine(1519)-N(6))-dimethyltransferase RsmA, producing the protein MPNPQLPPLREVIAAHGLQASKALGQNFLLDEQLLDRIAAIPGKLDDTATAYEVGPGPGGLTRALLRTGAKVVAVERDRRCLPALAELDAAFPGQLSVVEGDAMALDARELAGDGAHIVSNLPYNVGTALLVGWLSAEWTPWWASLTLMFQHEVAERIVAQPNTDHYGRLAVLSQWRSTPRIAMKVHRSAFTPPPKVMSAVVHIEPAAQPEGVDIKALERLTAAAFGQRRKMLRQSLKGLPGGLAALEAVGIDSQRRAETLSIAEFVDVARVLSG; encoded by the coding sequence ATGCCGAACCCCCAATTGCCGCCTTTGCGCGAAGTGATCGCCGCGCATGGGCTTCAGGCGAGCAAGGCGCTGGGGCAGAACTTCCTGCTGGACGAGCAGTTGCTGGACCGGATCGCTGCGATACCGGGCAAGCTGGACGACACGGCCACGGCCTATGAAGTCGGCCCCGGACCGGGCGGGCTGACGCGGGCGTTGCTGCGCACCGGCGCGAAGGTCGTGGCGGTCGAGCGGGACCGGCGGTGCCTGCCTGCGCTGGCGGAGCTGGATGCGGCGTTTCCGGGCCAGCTTAGCGTGGTCGAGGGCGATGCAATGGCGCTGGATGCGCGCGAGTTGGCGGGGGATGGCGCGCATATCGTGTCGAACCTGCCGTATAATGTCGGGACGGCCTTGCTGGTCGGCTGGCTCTCGGCCGAGTGGACGCCGTGGTGGGCTTCGTTGACGTTGATGTTCCAGCATGAGGTCGCGGAGCGGATCGTCGCGCAGCCCAATACCGATCATTATGGACGGCTCGCTGTGTTGAGCCAGTGGCGATCGACCCCGCGAATCGCCATGAAAGTGCATCGCAGCGCCTTCACTCCGCCGCCCAAGGTAATGTCGGCGGTGGTCCATATAGAGCCTGCCGCGCAGCCCGAAGGCGTGGACATCAAGGCATTGGAGCGGCTGACGGCGGCAGCGTTCGGACAGCGGCGCAAGATGCTGCGGCAGAGCCTGAAAGGATTGCCGGGTGGGTTGGCGGCGCTTGAGGCGGTAGGGATCGACTCGCAACGGCGGGCGGAGACTTTGAGCATCGCGGAGTTCGTGGACGTGGCGCGGGTGCTGAGCGGCTGA
- a CDS encoding RsmB/NOP family class I SAM-dependent RNA methyltransferase, whose translation MTPAARVQAAIDLLDEVVLSARDGGPAADTLIARYFKTRRYAGSKDRRAVRDLVYDAIRRAGERPESGRAAMLGLVQDQPEIAAFFDGSPHGPAAIGEGEAATPARAVPRGITPLLADLIDARERTALLERAPLDVRVNTLKATLDLSGSEPILTPRSNPTNSHTLSPFALSLSKGPAEPVEAPSLRSGEGFDKLSPNGEGDSANMGANQQAASGSEITPIPHLPNALRLPEGYPLEKSEAWEQGLVEVQDAGSQIIAVACKAQPGMTVIDLCAGAGGKTLALAAAMDAQGTLIAADTVRSRLQRLTPRAERAGANFIQTVLLDQGREATTLGSYEGRADVVLVDAPCSGTGTWRRNPEARWRLTPDRLTRLVAEQARIVDIAAPLVKNGGRLIYAVCALTDREGRDQVDEFLARHPGWKVAPVDTAAGRTWGHGRLLTPHHDGTDGFFLAVLEKG comes from the coding sequence ATGACACCCGCCGCGCGGGTACAGGCCGCAATCGACTTGCTTGACGAAGTCGTGCTTTCCGCGCGCGACGGCGGCCCCGCTGCCGACACGCTGATCGCCCGCTATTTCAAAACGCGGCGCTACGCCGGGTCGAAAGACCGCCGTGCCGTCCGCGATCTGGTGTACGACGCCATCCGCCGCGCAGGTGAGCGCCCGGAAAGCGGCCGCGCGGCTATGCTCGGTCTGGTGCAGGACCAGCCGGAGATCGCGGCCTTCTTTGACGGATCGCCTCACGGCCCAGCCGCGATAGGTGAAGGCGAAGCTGCAACGCCCGCGCGTGCTGTGCCCCGCGGGATAACGCCGCTGCTCGCTGACTTGATCGACGCGCGCGAACGCACGGCGTTGCTGGAACGCGCGCCGCTGGACGTGCGCGTGAACACGCTGAAGGCGACGCTGGATTTGTCTGGGTCGGAGCCTATCCTAACCCCAAGATCAAACCCGACCAACTCGCACACTCTCTCCCCGTTCGCCCTGAGCTTGTCGAAGGGCCCGGCTGAGCCTGTCGAAGCCCCTTCACTTCGTTCAGGAGAAGGCTTCGATAAGCTCAGCCCGAACGGGGAAGGGGACAGCGCGAATATGGGAGCCAACCAGCAGGCGGCGAGTGGAAGCGAAATCACCCCAATCCCCCATCTCCCCAACGCCCTACGCCTCCCCGAAGGCTACCCCCTCGAAAAATCCGAAGCCTGGGAACAGGGACTCGTCGAAGTCCAGGACGCAGGCAGCCAGATCATCGCCGTCGCCTGCAAAGCCCAGCCCGGCATGACCGTCATCGACCTTTGCGCCGGCGCAGGCGGGAAAACCCTCGCGCTCGCCGCCGCGATGGACGCGCAAGGAACGCTGATCGCCGCCGATACCGTCCGCTCGCGCCTGCAACGCCTCACGCCGCGCGCCGAAAGGGCAGGGGCCAATTTCATCCAGACCGTCCTCCTCGATCAGGGCCGCGAAGCCACAACCCTTGGCAGCTATGAAGGAAGGGCCGATGTCGTGCTGGTCGACGCCCCCTGTTCCGGCACCGGTACATGGCGGCGCAATCCGGAAGCGCGCTGGCGGCTGACGCCCGATCGGCTGACCCGGCTGGTCGCCGAGCAAGCCCGCATAGTGGATATCGCCGCCCCGCTCGTTAAAAACGGGGGACGGCTAATCTATGCGGTGTGTGCATTGACTGACCGGGAGGGACGCGATCAGGTCGATGAGTTTCTGGCGCGGCATCCCGGCTGGAAAGTGGCCCCGGTCGATACGGCGGCAGGACGCACCTGGGGGCATGGGCGGTTGCTGACGCCGCACCATGATGGCACTGATGGCTTTTTCCTGGCGGTGCTGGAAAAAGGTTGA
- a CDS encoding LPS-assembly protein LptD, which translates to MKSRNRLFGPLFATQGLVWALAVTQAQGQTLNTPTAPLQQADTPAPASEEEIAFAADQLDYNSNTDVVTATGNVQMVRQGNRLRADGVTWERKTGKVLATGNVSVTDPEGNIAYGDKVDVTDTLKDGVVENMLLVLESGGRLAAAKATRVDGVYTLDHAAYSGCSVEDADGCPKEPTWQIKAVKVVYDPNRQRVSYKNAKIELFGLPLIPLPGLSHPVGEGGGNGLLVPDMRYDRVNGLEVALPYYITIAPNRDLTITPRFFSDALPMVAANYRALLDRGAYQITGYATYGSRLPASNVAPSVNSEKDFRGYFDASGRFQLDPEWSLSGSIRVATDRTFLRRYDISRDDRLRSTVQAERIGERSYFSLSGWATQTLRANDIQGQVPIALPIVDYRLRMSDPILGGVIQLQANSLAITRTQGQDTQRAFVGAQWNLRKLTGLGQEVTFTGYLRGDVYHSDQNNLTQTVSYRSNSGWETRGIAAAAVDVRWPFIGEAFGGTQRITPRVQVVAAPRLANLSVPNEDARAVDLEDSNLFALNRFPGYDRFEDSTRVTYGLEYRLDRDNVSLSTIVGQSYRLDARPGILPDGTGLSERFSDIVGRTNVKFTDFVSLTHRFRLDKDSLAVRRNEVDATVGTRKTYATVGYLRLNRNASTALEDLQDREEIRLGGRVQVTQFWSVFGSTVIDLTDASEDPISFADGYQPVRHRLGLSYQDDCLEFGLTWKRDYRATGDARAGNTFLLRLAFRNLGI; encoded by the coding sequence ATGAAAAGTCGTAATCGCCTGTTCGGTCCGCTCTTCGCGACGCAAGGCCTTGTGTGGGCACTGGCAGTCACGCAGGCTCAGGGGCAGACGCTGAATACCCCAACCGCGCCGTTGCAGCAGGCTGACACTCCCGCGCCTGCTAGCGAAGAGGAGATCGCATTTGCGGCCGATCAACTCGATTACAACTCCAATACGGATGTGGTGACGGCGACAGGCAACGTGCAGATGGTGCGTCAGGGCAATCGCCTGCGCGCCGATGGCGTGACATGGGAACGCAAGACCGGCAAGGTCCTGGCGACCGGCAATGTCTCCGTCACTGATCCCGAAGGCAACATCGCCTATGGCGACAAGGTCGATGTCACCGATACGTTGAAAGACGGCGTGGTCGAGAACATGCTGCTGGTGCTGGAAAGTGGCGGCCGTCTGGCGGCGGCGAAAGCAACTCGGGTTGATGGCGTGTATACGCTGGACCACGCAGCTTACTCCGGATGCTCCGTGGAAGACGCGGACGGCTGTCCGAAAGAACCAACCTGGCAGATCAAAGCGGTGAAGGTCGTCTATGATCCGAATCGTCAGCGGGTCAGCTACAAGAACGCCAAAATCGAGCTGTTCGGCCTTCCGCTCATCCCATTGCCCGGATTATCGCATCCTGTAGGAGAAGGCGGAGGCAACGGACTTCTCGTGCCCGACATGCGCTATGATCGGGTAAATGGGCTGGAAGTGGCACTGCCATATTACATAACGATTGCTCCTAATCGCGATCTGACGATTACACCTCGCTTTTTTTCGGACGCGCTTCCGATGGTTGCGGCCAATTACCGGGCGTTGCTCGACAGGGGCGCGTATCAAATCACCGGTTATGCGACCTATGGTTCGCGACTGCCTGCGTCCAACGTTGCTCCATCAGTCAATTCAGAAAAGGATTTCCGGGGATATTTCGATGCCAGCGGCCGCTTCCAGCTTGATCCGGAGTGGAGTTTGAGCGGATCGATACGTGTGGCGACCGACCGTACGTTTCTGCGCCGCTATGACATCAGTCGCGACGACCGGCTGCGCTCAACGGTTCAGGCTGAGCGCATTGGCGAACGCAGCTATTTCTCTCTGTCCGGCTGGGCCACGCAGACATTGCGAGCCAACGATATTCAGGGGCAGGTGCCGATCGCGCTGCCCATCGTCGACTACCGTCTGCGCATGTCGGACCCTATCTTGGGCGGCGTCATCCAGTTGCAGGCGAACAGCCTCGCCATCACCCGGACACAGGGGCAAGACACGCAGCGAGCATTCGTCGGCGCGCAATGGAACCTGCGCAAGCTTACGGGCCTTGGGCAGGAGGTCACATTTACCGGCTATCTGCGTGGGGACGTCTACCACAGCGACCAGAACAACCTGACGCAGACAGTGAGTTATCGCAGCAACAGCGGTTGGGAAACGCGTGGGATTGCCGCCGCCGCTGTCGATGTGCGGTGGCCGTTCATTGGTGAAGCATTTGGTGGCACGCAAAGGATTACGCCGCGCGTGCAGGTGGTTGCCGCCCCCCGTTTGGCAAATCTTTCCGTTCCGAACGAGGACGCCCGCGCCGTCGATCTGGAAGACAGCAATCTCTTCGCGCTCAATCGCTTTCCCGGATATGACCGATTCGAAGACTCAACCCGTGTTACTTATGGTCTCGAGTATCGGCTCGATCGCGATAATGTGTCTCTCAGCACCATAGTGGGGCAGAGTTATCGTCTGGATGCGCGCCCAGGCATCCTGCCGGATGGCACAGGGTTGTCGGAAAGGTTCTCCGATATTGTGGGGCGCACCAACGTCAAGTTCACTGACTTCGTCAGCCTCACGCATCGCTTCCGGCTCGACAAGGATAGCCTCGCGGTGAGACGGAACGAAGTCGATGCAACGGTGGGGACGCGCAAGACTTACGCAACGGTCGGTTATCTCCGGCTCAATCGCAATGCCTCCACCGCCCTGGAGGATCTACAGGACCGCGAGGAAATCAGGCTCGGCGGCAGGGTGCAGGTGACGCAATTCTGGTCGGTCTTCGGCTCTACGGTGATCGACCTAACCGATGCGAGCGAAGATCCGATATCGTTTGCTGACGGTTATCAGCCGGTCCGCCATCGTCTTGGCCTGTCCTATCAGGACGACTGCCTGGAATTCGGCCTGACCTGGAAGCGGGACTATCGCGCCACCGGAGATGCACGTGCCGGCAACACATTCCTGCTGCGGCTGGCTTTTCGCAATTTGGGCATATAA